From Paenibacillus sp. PK3_47, the proteins below share one genomic window:
- the recN gene encoding DNA repair protein RecN has translation MLETLSIRNLAVVEAVDVHFHPGFHVLTGETGAGKSIIIDALALIAGGRGSADSIRYGCEKAEMEALFSLPGSHPVWDTLERLGIGAEREEHLVIRREITSQGKSTSRVNGQMVNLSMLREIGEQLVNIHGQHEHQNLLKAERHLGLLDTYGDAVIGPLKADYQEKYTAFAKVEKELRELQESSQKAYQMLDLYRFQLEEISSARLKPGEDELLAEERVKLSHSEKMMDSVSGAYELLYDRQGLSSIGNVISKLEDAVRYDEKGLRTVLDQLQSSYYQLEDAAFQLRDYREDIEFNPARLEEIENRLDLITGLRRKYGDSVEQILAYYDQINRETDLLENKDEYIGKLTLKRDGLLEVLMEAAFELSHARAKCAAELASQVEGELKDLQMERTSLQVKLDTLEDPRGVEYRERRYRLTRQGIDSAEFMISPNPGEPLRPLGKIASGGELSRIMLAMKSIFARHDAIPVLIFDEVDTGVSGRAAQSIANKLSQLASTCQVFSITHLPQVACMADHQYLIRKKVEDGRTMTEVESLSQEGRVMELARMLGGVEITEKTLHHAQEMLGLAEASKAAMS, from the coding sequence GTGTTAGAAACTTTATCGATCCGCAATCTTGCCGTTGTTGAGGCGGTGGATGTGCATTTTCACCCCGGTTTTCACGTACTTACAGGGGAGACCGGTGCAGGTAAATCGATTATTATTGATGCGCTTGCCCTGATCGCCGGCGGCCGCGGCTCAGCGGATTCCATCCGCTATGGCTGTGAGAAGGCCGAGATGGAAGCGCTATTCAGCCTGCCGGGCTCTCATCCAGTATGGGACACATTGGAGCGTCTTGGGATCGGAGCGGAACGGGAGGAACATCTGGTCATCCGGCGTGAGATCACCTCACAGGGCAAAAGCACTTCACGTGTTAATGGCCAGATGGTCAACCTCAGCATGCTCCGGGAGATCGGCGAACAGCTCGTCAATATTCACGGGCAGCATGAGCACCAGAATCTGCTGAAGGCTGAACGCCATCTGGGTCTGCTGGATACATATGGCGACGCAGTGATCGGACCGCTCAAAGCGGATTACCAGGAGAAATATACCGCCTTTGCCAAAGTGGAAAAAGAGCTGCGCGAACTGCAGGAATCCAGCCAGAAGGCGTACCAGATGCTGGATTTGTACCGTTTTCAGCTGGAGGAAATTTCATCTGCAAGATTAAAACCGGGCGAAGATGAATTACTTGCCGAAGAAAGGGTCAAACTATCCCACAGCGAGAAAATGATGGATTCGGTATCCGGAGCGTATGAACTGCTGTATGACAGGCAAGGCCTCTCGTCGATCGGTAATGTGATATCCAAGCTGGAAGATGCGGTCCGTTATGATGAGAAAGGGCTCCGGACTGTGCTGGATCAGCTGCAGTCGTCTTATTACCAGCTGGAGGATGCCGCTTTTCAGCTGCGTGATTACCGTGAGGATATCGAGTTCAACCCGGCTCGCCTGGAGGAGATTGAGAACCGGCTGGATCTGATCACCGGCCTGCGCCGTAAGTACGGGGACAGCGTGGAGCAGATTCTGGCATATTATGATCAGATTAACCGTGAGACAGATCTTTTGGAGAACAAAGATGAATATATCGGGAAGCTGACGCTCAAACGGGACGGGCTCCTGGAGGTATTAATGGAGGCCGCGTTTGAATTAAGCCACGCAAGGGCCAAGTGTGCCGCCGAACTGGCTTCCCAGGTGGAAGGTGAGCTTAAGGACCTTCAGATGGAGCGGACCTCGCTACAGGTTAAGCTGGATACGCTGGAGGACCCGCGGGGAGTGGAATACCGGGAACGCCGTTACCGCCTTACAAGGCAGGGCATTGACAGCGCAGAATTCATGATCTCCCCTAACCCTGGAGAACCGCTGAGACCGCTCGGCAAAATTGCCTCCGGCGGGGAGCTGTCCCGGATTATGCTGGCGATGAAGAGTATCTTTGCGCGGCATGATGCAATTCCCGTTCTGATCTTTGATGAAGTGGACACCGGGGTCAGCGGACGTGCGGCCCAGTCCATTGCGAACAAATTGTCACAGCTTGCTTCGACCTGCCAGGTGTTCTCCATTACCCACCTGCCGCAGGTGGCCTGTATGGCTGACCATCAGTACCTGATCCGTAAAAAGGTTGAGGACGGCCGCACAATGACTGAGGTGGAATCCCTGTCGCAGGAAGGACGCGTTATGGAGCTTGCCCGGATGCTGGGCGGCGTCGAAATTACCGAAAAAACACTGCACCATGCCCAGGAGATGCTGGGTCTGGCGGAAGCCAGCAAAGCCGCTATGAGCTAA
- the argR gene encoding transcriptional regulator ArgR, with protein MKGHRHIKIREIITQREIETQDELVEALRDAGFQVTQATVSRDIKELLLIKVPMDDGRYKYSLPTDQRYNPTQKLKRVLVDNFVHIDYSGNLVVMKCLPGTANSVAALIDNIDWPQIMGTISGDDTILIICRLPEDSKTVISQVMGYIS; from the coding sequence ATGAAGGGACACAGGCATATCAAGATTCGTGAGATTATCACCCAAAGGGAAATTGAAACACAGGATGAGCTGGTGGAGGCGCTGCGTGATGCCGGATTCCAGGTTACCCAGGCGACCGTATCCCGTGATATCAAGGAGCTGCTGCTCATCAAGGTGCCGATGGATGACGGCCGGTATAAATATTCACTCCCGACGGATCAGCGCTACAACCCGACCCAGAAACTGAAGCGTGTGCTGGTGGATAATTTTGTCCACATCGATTATTCCGGGAACCTTGTCGTCATGAAGTGTCTTCCGGGAACGGCTAATTCTGTAGCTGCACTGATCGACAATATCGACTGGCCGCAAATTATGGGCACCATCTCCGGTGATGATACCATTCTGATTATCTGCCGTCTGCCGGAGGACAGCAAAACCGTGATTTCGCAGGTGATGGGTTATATCTCCTGA
- a CDS encoding TlyA family RNA methyltransferase, giving the protein MEHPKERIDVLLVEQGFYESREKAKAAIMAGLVLADEERIEKAGMKVSRNAALKVKGAVHPYVSRGGLKLEKALRKFGIDLNGRIMLDIGASTGGFTDCALQNGASHVYAIDVGYNQLDWSLRNDERVSVMERTNFRYMMPPDLKGPVPDFASIDVSFISLKIILPPLMALLNRPADIAALIKPQFEAGREKVGKSGVVRDSAVHKEVLVNVLTMAAELGYVLEGLTFSPITGGEGNIEFLAHWKLLPEEGVETPADQSAETFGTLADAVIKEATVTFTANTNGNSPKKR; this is encoded by the coding sequence ATGGAACACCCTAAGGAACGGATTGATGTCCTGCTGGTAGAGCAGGGTTTTTATGAAAGCCGCGAGAAGGCCAAGGCTGCCATTATGGCAGGCCTGGTGCTGGCGGATGAAGAACGGATTGAGAAGGCGGGGATGAAGGTATCCCGCAATGCGGCCCTGAAGGTCAAAGGTGCAGTGCACCCGTATGTCAGCCGCGGCGGATTGAAGCTGGAGAAAGCGCTCCGCAAGTTCGGGATTGACCTTAACGGCCGGATTATGCTGGATATCGGCGCTTCCACCGGAGGGTTCACGGATTGTGCCCTGCAGAACGGGGCCAGCCATGTCTATGCCATTGATGTCGGCTACAACCAGCTGGACTGGAGCCTGCGCAATGATGAGCGGGTCAGCGTAATGGAGCGGACCAACTTCCGTTATATGATGCCGCCTGACCTTAAGGGTCCGGTCCCCGATTTTGCCAGCATTGATGTCTCCTTCATATCACTTAAAATCATATTGCCGCCACTCATGGCTCTGCTGAACCGTCCGGCGGATATCGCTGCGCTGATCAAGCCGCAATTTGAAGCCGGCCGGGAGAAGGTCGGGAAATCCGGGGTAGTGCGTGATTCCGCTGTGCATAAAGAGGTGCTGGTCAACGTACTGACGATGGCGGCAGAGCTGGGCTACGTGCTTGAAGGCCTGACCTTCTCACCGATTACCGGTGGTGAAGGGAATATTGAATTTCTGGCCCATTGGAAGCTGCTGCCTGAGGAAGGCGTGGAGACTCCTGCGGATCAGTCTGCGGAGACCTTCGGGACACTTGCCGATGCCGTAATTAAGGAAGCCACAGTGACTTTTACGGCCAACACCAATGGAAACTCACCGAAGAAACGATGA
- the dxs gene encoding 1-deoxy-D-xylulose-5-phosphate synthase, giving the protein MLLPQINDPKQLKTLSVGELTTLAEEIRRFLIEKLTLTGGHLGSNLGVVELTLALHYCYDSPRDKMIYDVGHQAYVHKILTGRKDRFDTLRKRDGLCGFVKRSESEHDVWEAGHSSTSLSAAIGMAMARDLKGEDNKVIAVIGDGALTGGMAFEALNHIGHEQRKLMVILNDNEMSIAPNVGAMHNYLSKIRSDKHYLRAKDEVEGLLRKIPAIGGKLAKTAEKVKDSLKYMMVPGVLFEELGFTYLGPVDGHDVEKLIDAFHQADNVSGPVLVHVLTTKGKGYKPAETDFYKSHAISPYKIESGQSLKVVGNPMYTEVFGQTLIELGHVDKRLIAVTPAMPGGSGLFPFAKEFPDRMIDVGIAEQHAATLCAALAMEGMKPVYAVYSTFMQRAYDQIVHDICRHNANVMFAIDRAGFVGADGETHQGVYDIAFMRHIPNLVMMMPKDENELRHMMKTALEYNDGPIAYRYPRIEGTGVELDTELRSLPIGSWERLRPGDDYAVLACGPMVQVAEEASELLKREGIQLSVVNARFLKPLDNDMLLSLARAGTGMVVLEEACQAGSLGSSVLEFFAEHEIYDARVHLMGVPDVFVEHGSIKEQRQETNLTVEALCGRIRAMKALSKYTYKTTSTS; this is encoded by the coding sequence GTGCTGCTTCCACAAATAAATGATCCGAAGCAACTGAAAACCTTGTCAGTCGGGGAACTGACTACCCTTGCGGAGGAGATCCGCCGGTTTCTGATCGAGAAGCTAACCCTGACCGGCGGGCACCTTGGATCCAATCTCGGGGTAGTGGAGCTCACGCTGGCCTTGCACTATTGCTATGACAGTCCCCGGGACAAAATGATATATGACGTCGGACACCAGGCTTATGTCCATAAAATTCTGACCGGCCGCAAGGACCGTTTTGACACCCTGCGCAAGCGTGACGGCTTATGCGGCTTCGTCAAACGCTCGGAGAGTGAGCATGATGTCTGGGAAGCCGGGCACAGCAGCACCTCCCTGTCAGCGGCAATAGGTATGGCAATGGCCCGTGATCTGAAAGGCGAGGACAACAAAGTCATCGCTGTAATCGGTGACGGGGCGCTGACCGGCGGGATGGCCTTTGAAGCCCTTAACCATATCGGCCATGAGCAGCGCAAGCTGATGGTTATCCTGAATGATAATGAAATGTCCATTGCACCGAATGTAGGGGCCATGCACAATTACCTGAGCAAAATCCGCTCAGATAAACATTATCTGCGCGCCAAGGATGAAGTGGAGGGGCTGCTCCGCAAAATTCCGGCCATCGGCGGCAAGCTTGCCAAGACGGCCGAGAAGGTGAAGGACAGTCTTAAATATATGATGGTTCCCGGCGTTTTATTTGAGGAGCTGGGCTTTACGTATCTCGGACCGGTAGACGGCCATGATGTAGAGAAGCTGATCGACGCCTTCCATCAGGCTGACAATGTATCGGGTCCGGTACTGGTGCATGTTCTGACTACCAAAGGTAAGGGCTATAAACCGGCTGAAACCGATTTCTATAAATCCCATGCCATTTCCCCTTACAAAATCGAGTCAGGCCAGTCGCTTAAGGTTGTCGGCAATCCGATGTACACCGAGGTGTTCGGCCAGACGCTGATTGAACTCGGCCATGTGGACAAACGTCTGATTGCGGTAACTCCGGCGATGCCTGGCGGATCCGGTCTGTTTCCTTTTGCCAAGGAATTTCCGGACCGGATGATTGATGTTGGTATAGCCGAGCAGCACGCCGCTACCCTCTGCGCAGCTTTGGCGATGGAAGGGATGAAGCCGGTGTATGCCGTCTATTCCACCTTCATGCAGCGGGCTTACGACCAGATTGTCCATGATATCTGCCGCCATAATGCCAATGTTATGTTTGCGATTGACCGGGCAGGCTTTGTAGGCGCCGACGGAGAGACGCACCAGGGGGTGTATGACATTGCATTCATGCGTCATATTCCGAATCTGGTGATGATGATGCCGAAGGATGAAAATGAACTGCGCCACATGATGAAGACAGCGCTGGAATACAACGACGGGCCGATTGCGTACCGTTATCCGAGAATTGAAGGAACCGGGGTAGAGCTGGATACCGAGCTGCGCAGCCTGCCGATCGGATCCTGGGAGCGGCTGCGTCCCGGCGACGATTATGCTGTACTGGCCTGCGGGCCGATGGTGCAGGTGGCCGAAGAGGCGTCAGAGCTGCTGAAGCGTGAAGGCATCCAGCTTAGCGTTGTCAATGCCCGTTTCCTGAAGCCGCTGGATAATGATATGCTGCTGAGTCTGGCCCGTGCCGGAACCGGTATGGTCGTACTGGAGGAAGCCTGCCAGGCGGGAAGCCTGGGAAGCAGCGTGCTGGAGTTCTTTGCAGAGCATGAGATTTACGATGCCCGTGTACATTTGATGGGTGTGCCGGATGTATTTGTCGAGCACGGCTCCATCAAAGAGCAGCGCCAGGAGACCAATCTTACCGTTGAAGCATTATGCGGACGTATCCGTGCAATGAAGGCGCTAAGTAAATATACCTATAAAACAACTTCAACTTCTTGA
- a CDS encoding polyprenyl synthetase family protein yields MKELGGTLPAEWTVPAHLKEAMNYSLQAGGKRLRPLLVIAACEALGGRREAALPVAAAIEMVHTYSLIHDDLPAMDNDDYRRGKLTNHKVFGEAAAILAGDALLTHAFYSIVQSSRKYGIPAEHTLSIVEDLAEMAGPRGMVGGQIADMEGEQGLTDLAQLQYIHLHKTGDLIVFSLLAGGRIAGADTEQLAALREFGTHIGLAFQVQDDILDLVGDEGKLGKKTGSDIKQQKVTYPYFIGLEASRDEVKRLTDAARKAVLEGGFPDPSRLLEIADYLMARDH; encoded by the coding sequence ATGAAGGAGCTGGGCGGCACGCTTCCGGCGGAGTGGACAGTCCCGGCCCATCTTAAGGAAGCGATGAACTACTCGCTGCAGGCCGGAGGCAAACGCCTCCGCCCGCTGCTCGTCATCGCCGCATGCGAAGCGCTGGGAGGACGCCGGGAGGCGGCTCTTCCGGTGGCGGCAGCTATCGAGATGGTCCATACCTATTCCTTAATCCATGACGATCTGCCGGCGATGGACAACGACGACTACCGCCGGGGGAAGCTGACGAACCATAAAGTGTTCGGTGAAGCCGCTGCTATTCTGGCCGGCGATGCACTGCTGACCCATGCGTTCTACAGCATTGTGCAGTCTTCACGCAAATACGGCATTCCTGCAGAGCACACGCTTTCCATTGTGGAGGATCTGGCGGAAATGGCCGGACCGCGCGGCATGGTCGGCGGACAGATTGCCGACATGGAAGGGGAGCAGGGCCTTACTGATCTGGCGCAGCTGCAGTACATCCACCTTCACAAGACCGGCGATCTGATTGTCTTCTCGCTGCTTGCGGGAGGGCGGATTGCCGGGGCGGACACGGAGCAGCTCGCGGCGCTGCGTGAATTCGGCACACATATCGGCCTGGCCTTTCAGGTCCAGGATGATATTCTTGATCTTGTCGGGGATGAAGGCAAGCTCGGCAAGAAGACTGGCAGCGATATTAAGCAGCAGAAGGTAACCTATCCTTACTTCATCGGGCTGGAAGCCTCGCGTGATGAAGTGAAACGGCTGACGGATGCAGCCAGGAAGGCCGTCCTGGAGGGCGGTTTTCCCGATCCGTCACGCCTGCTGGAAATCGCGGATTACTTAATGGCCAGGGATCATTAG
- the xseB gene encoding exodeoxyribonuclease VII small subunit, whose product MTKEAELDFEGAMERLEEIVRELEHGDVPLEKAIDLFQQGMKLSQLCGSKLEQVERKIEMITVEDGELRKKPFGARLEGDSDEPF is encoded by the coding sequence ATGACGAAGGAAGCGGAGCTTGATTTTGAAGGAGCCATGGAGCGGCTGGAAGAAATCGTGCGGGAGCTTGAGCACGGAGACGTTCCCCTGGAGAAGGCAATCGATTTGTTCCAGCAGGGCATGAAGCTGTCCCAGCTGTGCGGCAGCAAGCTGGAGCAGGTGGAACGCAAGATTGAGATGATCACAGTGGAGGATGGAGAACTGCGCAAGAAACCTTTCGGCGCCCGCCTGGAAGGGGATAGCGATGAGCCGTTCTGA
- the xseA gene encoding exodeoxyribonuclease VII large subunit — MAAERKIYSIKDLNRYIRMKLDSDVVLSDVWIRGEISNFTHHGSGHMYFTLKDESSRIKSIMFASHNQRLPFVPKEGTKVIARGNVTVYERDGQYQFYATHMQPDGIGSLYMAYEQLKRKLEQEGLFAAERKRPLPRYPRCVGVVTSPTGAAVRDIIITLQRRFPQVSVVLYPVLVQGKGAGPSIVKAIEALNDMGEADVLIVGRGGGSLEELWAFNEEPVARAIAASGIPVISAVGHETDFTIADFAADLRAATPTAAAELAVPNAAELAAQLRTAEHRLRQGLLRRSQRGGERLASLQRSLALVGPRRQLAQHAQRLDNLRVALSRAAQTRHRLARERQAVLHHSLQRFHPLASVSAARQRTESVTRQLTGAMQARLRDKRSRYVSELRHLDALSPLKVMSRGYSLVYDENEEHLIKSLKEVEMGDLVNIKLSDGKLSCQVWGMKEEGKTNDEGSGA; from the coding sequence ATGGCGGCAGAACGGAAAATTTACTCGATTAAAGATCTTAACCGTTATATCCGCATGAAGCTGGACTCTGACGTCGTTCTCTCAGACGTATGGATCCGCGGAGAGATCTCGAACTTCACCCATCACGGCAGCGGCCATATGTACTTCACGCTGAAGGATGAGAGCAGCCGGATCAAATCGATCATGTTCGCTTCGCACAACCAGCGGCTGCCGTTTGTCCCGAAGGAAGGCACCAAGGTCATAGCAAGGGGCAACGTAACCGTCTATGAACGGGACGGGCAGTACCAGTTCTATGCGACCCATATGCAGCCTGACGGAATCGGCAGCCTGTATATGGCGTATGAGCAGCTCAAGCGCAAGCTGGAGCAGGAAGGGCTGTTCGCTGCGGAACGCAAACGGCCCCTGCCGCGGTATCCGCGCTGTGTCGGGGTGGTGACTTCGCCGACGGGAGCAGCCGTCCGGGATATTATCATTACACTGCAGCGGCGGTTCCCGCAGGTTTCAGTTGTACTCTATCCCGTGCTGGTACAAGGCAAGGGTGCAGGCCCTTCCATCGTGAAGGCGATAGAGGCGCTGAACGATATGGGTGAAGCCGACGTGCTGATCGTCGGCCGGGGAGGCGGCTCGCTGGAGGAGCTGTGGGCCTTCAACGAGGAGCCTGTGGCCCGGGCGATTGCCGCCTCGGGCATTCCGGTCATCTCGGCCGTGGGGCACGAGACCGACTTCACGATCGCCGATTTCGCCGCTGACCTGCGCGCGGCGACACCGACGGCGGCCGCGGAGCTCGCCGTGCCGAACGCGGCCGAGCTGGCCGCGCAGCTGCGCACAGCCGAGCACCGGCTGCGCCAGGGCCTGCTGCGCCGCTCCCAGCGGGGCGGCGAGCGCCTGGCCTCGCTGCAGCGCTCGCTGGCGCTGGTCGGCCCCCGCCGCCAGCTGGCCCAGCACGCGCAGCGGCTGGACAATCTGCGCGTGGCACTGAGCCGCGCCGCGCAGACCCGGCACCGCCTGGCGCGTGAACGCCAGGCGGTGCTGCACCACAGCCTGCAGCGGTTCCACCCGCTGGCCAGTGTGAGCGCGGCCCGGCAGCGCACGGAGAGCGTGACCCGTCAGCTGACGGGGGCCATGCAGGCGCGCCTGCGGGACAAGCGTTCACGTTATGTATCGGAGCTGAGGCATCTGGATGCGCTCAGCCCGCTGAAGGTAATGTCACGGGGCTACAGCCTCGTGTACGACGAGAATGAAGAGCATCTGATCAAGTCGCTTAAGGAAGTTGAAATGGGCGACCTGGTGAATATAAAGCTGAGTGACGGCAAGTTAAGCTGCCAGGTATGGGGAATGAAGGAGGAGGGTAAAACGAATGACGAAGGAAGCGGAGCTTGA
- the folD gene encoding bifunctional methylenetetrahydrofolate dehydrogenase/methenyltetrahydrofolate cyclohydrolase FolD, giving the protein MTAAIISGKQVSDEIRIDISREVKALAEHNVKPGLAVVLVGEDPASQVYVRNKEKSCIELGFHSEVHRLDASTTQEELLALVAELNSRDNIDGILVQLPLPKHIEEKAVIDAIAVEKDVDGFHPVNVGNLVIGDDSLLPCTPAGVIELIKRTGTGLSGKHAVVIGRSNIVGKPVSLLLQRENATVTMCHSRTANMAELCRQADILVVAIGRANFIDGSYVKPGAVVIDVGMNRLDNGKLAGDVDYESAKEVAGYITPVPGGVGPMTITMLMSNTLIAAKRRHGLE; this is encoded by the coding sequence ATGACAGCAGCAATCATCAGCGGTAAACAGGTATCAGACGAAATTCGTATTGACATTTCCCGGGAGGTTAAAGCCTTGGCGGAGCATAATGTGAAGCCCGGTCTTGCTGTCGTTCTTGTCGGTGAAGATCCGGCTTCCCAGGTCTATGTGCGCAACAAGGAGAAATCCTGCATCGAGCTTGGATTCCACTCGGAGGTGCACAGGCTGGATGCTTCCACTACCCAGGAGGAGCTGCTGGCGCTTGTGGCAGAATTGAACAGCCGGGATAATATTGACGGTATTCTGGTACAGCTGCCGCTGCCGAAGCATATTGAAGAGAAGGCGGTCATCGATGCGATTGCCGTTGAGAAGGATGTTGACGGTTTTCATCCCGTAAATGTCGGTAATCTGGTGATTGGCGATGACAGCCTGCTTCCATGCACGCCTGCCGGCGTCATTGAGCTTATCAAACGGACAGGCACCGGACTGTCCGGCAAGCATGCCGTGGTCATCGGCCGCAGCAATATTGTCGGCAAGCCGGTCTCCCTGCTGCTGCAGCGCGAGAATGCTACGGTGACCATGTGCCATTCCCGCACAGCGAACATGGCCGAACTTTGCCGCCAGGCGGATATCCTGGTTGTGGCGATCGGCCGCGCCAATTTCATTGACGGTTCGTATGTGAAGCCGGGTGCTGTAGTTATTGATGTCGGGATGAACCGGCTCGACAACGGCAAGCTGGCCGGTGATGTAGATTATGAGAGTGCCAAGGAAGTAGCCGGATATATTACACCTGTTCCTGGCGGAGTAGGCCCGATGACGATCACCATGCTGATGAGCAACACGCTGATCGCGGCCAAACGCCGTCACGGATTGGAATAG
- the nusB gene encoding transcription antitermination factor NusB, translating into MKRRLAREIIVQSLYQMEMNDVDSAEAVEMLLEEASEENETERVITDENELKAYVVEHVNGVWEHKVGIDDMLEHYLKGWQMSRLSRVDRQILRLATFEMVFADDVPAKVAVNEAIDLAKHFGTDDSGKFVNGVLGKMIQDIDKLKSEL; encoded by the coding sequence ATGAAGAGACGTTTAGCAAGAGAGATTATTGTTCAAAGCCTGTACCAGATGGAAATGAATGATGTGGACAGCGCGGAAGCCGTGGAAATGCTGCTTGAGGAAGCTTCGGAAGAGAACGAGACCGAACGTGTTATTACAGATGAGAATGAGCTGAAGGCTTATGTTGTGGAGCATGTAAACGGTGTGTGGGAGCACAAGGTAGGCATCGATGATATGCTCGAGCATTACCTGAAGGGCTGGCAGATGAGCCGCCTGTCGCGTGTGGACCGCCAAATTCTGCGTCTGGCAACGTTTGAGATGGTCTTTGCGGATGATGTTCCGGCCAAGGTTGCCGTCAATGAGGCGATTGATCTGGCCAAACACTTCGGCACAGATGATTCGGGGAAATTCGTTAACGGCGTACTTGGCAAAATGATTCAGGATATCGACAAGCTCAAAAGCGAGCTGTAG
- a CDS encoding DUF2273 domain-containing protein, protein MSWREVWESHGGRIAGVTFGVVLGLIYLISGFWDMLFFALVVFIGYTLGKRKDTAQPPLFDWQELVSRLSGRWRPFK, encoded by the coding sequence ATGTCCTGGAGAGAAGTATGGGAAAGTCACGGGGGTAGAATTGCCGGAGTCACCTTCGGTGTTGTTCTCGGGCTGATTTATTTAATTAGCGGTTTTTGGGATATGCTGTTCTTTGCACTGGTAGTGTTCATCGGATATACGCTTGGCAAAAGAAAGGATACCGCACAGCCTCCGCTGTTTGACTGGCAGGAGCTGGTGTCGCGGCTGTCCGGACGCTGGCGTCCCTTCAAGTGA
- the amaP gene encoding alkaline shock response membrane anchor protein AmaP has translation MAKILDRLLLFIYSLSIGILSVIAILLLSGAIPDTLEISDGPAAYITAIAVAVILFLLSIRFFYISLRRDRASMPSVDQRTEYGDIQISMETIENLSLKAAGKVKGIRDLRSRIRVSQAGLEITIRAVVDGEHSLPLLTTEVQRQVHDFVQETTGIPVADVSVYIANLTQSPSFKSRVE, from the coding sequence GTGGCCAAAATTTTAGACAGGCTTCTGCTGTTCATTTACAGCTTAAGCATCGGAATATTATCTGTGATTGCCATCCTCCTTTTAAGCGGGGCTATCCCGGACACCCTGGAAATTTCGGACGGGCCGGCAGCTTATATTACCGCGATTGCCGTGGCAGTCATTCTGTTTCTGCTCAGCATCCGTTTCTTCTACATTTCTTTGCGCAGAGACCGTGCCTCGATGCCTTCAGTCGATCAGCGCACAGAGTATGGGGACATCCAGATCTCTATGGAAACCATTGAGAACCTGAGTCTCAAGGCTGCGGGCAAGGTCAAAGGGATCAGGGATCTGAGGTCCCGCATCCGCGTGTCCCAGGCCGGGCTTGAAATTACGATCCGCGCAGTGGTGGACGGTGAGCATTCCCTCCCGCTGCTGACGACAGAGGTGCAGCGTCAGGTGCATGATTTTGTGCAGGAAACGACCGGAATTCCGGTAGCTGATGTATCTGTATATATTGCCAACCTCACACAGTCTCCAAGCTTCAAAAGTCGAGTGGAATAG
- a CDS encoding Asp23/Gls24 family envelope stress response protein, translating into MSTLPTEYERTEIGEIQIAPEVIEVIAGLATVEVKGVAGMSGGFAGGIVELLGRKNLSKGVKVEVGQREAAVDVSVIIEYGNRLPEVAGEIQRNVKRSIETMTGLTVVEVNVHIHDVQFRNSTTTDKHEDTDAVLRVK; encoded by the coding sequence ATGAGTACATTGCCGACGGAATACGAACGTACGGAGATCGGCGAGATCCAGATCGCTCCTGAAGTGATCGAGGTTATCGCAGGATTGGCTACTGTAGAGGTTAAAGGCGTAGCCGGAATGAGCGGCGGATTTGCCGGAGGAATCGTGGAGCTTCTCGGACGCAAGAACCTGTCCAAAGGTGTTAAGGTTGAAGTCGGACAGCGCGAGGCTGCAGTGGATGTATCCGTAATCATCGAGTATGGCAACCGTCTTCCGGAAGTAGCCGGGGAGATCCAGCGCAATGTCAAACGTTCCATCGAGACAATGACCGGACTGACTGTTGTGGAAGTGAACGTGCATATTCATGATGTGCAGTTCAGAAACAGCACCACTACGGATAAGCATGAAGATACAGATGCGGTTCTCCGCGTGAAATAA